Proteins encoded within one genomic window of Bradyrhizobium sp. CB1717:
- a CDS encoding DUF4170 domain-containing protein: protein MPDSAPQQLLHLVIGGELVDLEHNTFKNLDDVEIVGLYPNYATAHAAWRAKAQSTVDNAQMRYFIVHLHRLLDPNQEPAR, encoded by the coding sequence ATGCCAGATAGTGCCCCGCAGCAACTGCTTCATCTCGTCATCGGCGGAGAGCTCGTCGATCTCGAGCACAACACCTTCAAGAACCTGGACGACGTCGAGATCGTCGGCCTCTATCCGAACTATGCGACGGCCCACGCCGCCTGGCGGGCCAAGGCCCAGAGCACGGTCGACAATGCGCAGATGCGCTATTTCATCGTCCATCTCCACCGGCTGCTCGACCCCAATCAAGAACCGGCGCGTTGA
- a CDS encoding lysophospholipid acyltransferase family protein, with the protein MKKLLRNTLRSSFVQRAVGVLAAEYLRFVWRTNKFTFDPPDVYDIVEPQIPAIFAFWHGQHFLTPFIKNKDWYKARVLISRHRDGEFNAIAAERLGIGTIRGSGDHGGAFHRKGGVGAFKEMVRTLQDGCNVALTADVPKRSRVAGLGIIMLARESGRPIMPFAMATSRFIRLKNWDRTTINLPFGRGALVGIKEIHVPADADAAMMEALRQELEETLNEATRRAYAQLGRPGPEDA; encoded by the coding sequence TTGAAAAAACTGCTTCGCAATACGCTGCGAAGCAGCTTCGTTCAGCGTGCCGTCGGGGTCCTGGCGGCCGAATATCTGCGCTTTGTCTGGCGGACCAACAAGTTCACGTTCGATCCGCCCGACGTCTATGACATCGTCGAGCCGCAGATCCCGGCGATCTTCGCCTTCTGGCACGGCCAGCACTTCCTCACCCCCTTCATCAAGAACAAGGACTGGTACAAGGCCAGGGTCCTGATCTCCCGGCATCGCGACGGCGAGTTCAATGCCATCGCCGCCGAGCGGCTCGGCATCGGCACCATCCGTGGTTCCGGCGATCACGGCGGCGCCTTCCACCGCAAGGGCGGGGTCGGCGCCTTTAAGGAAATGGTGCGGACGCTCCAGGACGGTTGTAATGTCGCGCTGACCGCCGATGTCCCCAAGCGCTCCCGCGTGGCCGGGCTCGGCATCATCATGCTGGCACGGGAATCGGGACGGCCGATCATGCCTTTCGCGATGGCGACCAGCCGCTTCATCCGGCTCAAGAACTGGGACCGCACCACCATCAATTTGCCATTCGGGCGGGGCGCATTGGTCGGCATCAAGGAAATCCACGTTCCCGCAGATGCCGACGCCGCGATGATGGAAGCGCTGCGGCAGGAGTTGGAAGAGACGCTGAACGAGGCGACCCGGCGCGCCTATGCGCAGCTCGGCCGCCCGGGACCGGAAGATGCCTAA
- a CDS encoding 3-deoxy-D-manno-octulosonic acid transferase → MRSSAARDRKMPKSLPIALPITLRMYRRLASGLVPLAPALIKRRLKQGKEDPARVGERRGLSRDVRPHGPLVWIHGASVGEVLAAAALIERLRDLNLRILLTSGTVTSAAVVAKRFPPDVIHQYVPYDSPRYVARFLDHWKPSLALFIESDLWPNLILAGAARRVPMVLINGRMSPRSFPRWRRMHGTISALLSRFDICLAQSRTDAERFSTLGSRDVVTTGNLKLDVPAPPADPTKLERLMAMTRGRPIIVAASTHPGEDEMLVAAHRSLVGFFPQLLTVIVPRHPDRGSSIAGLVTASGLKPALRSREELPTAATDVYVADTMGELGLFYRLSPIVFMGGSLIRHGGQNPIEAIKLGAAIVHGPHVFNFTDVYEALDASGGARQADTPEALVKQLGQLLADPTLRDKMQQAGAGVVEQLGGALNRTMTALEPYLLQLRIEMGAANA, encoded by the coding sequence ATGCGCAGCTCGGCCGCCCGGGACCGGAAGATGCCTAAATCGCTGCCCATTGCGCTGCCCATCACGCTGCGGATGTATCGGCGCCTGGCCTCGGGCCTCGTGCCGCTCGCGCCTGCACTGATCAAGCGGCGCTTGAAGCAGGGCAAGGAGGACCCCGCGCGGGTTGGCGAGCGGCGCGGCCTGTCCCGCGACGTCCGGCCGCACGGCCCGCTGGTCTGGATCCACGGCGCCAGCGTCGGCGAGGTGCTGGCCGCCGCCGCCCTGATCGAGCGCCTGCGCGATCTCAATCTGCGCATCCTGCTCACCTCGGGCACGGTCACCTCGGCGGCGGTCGTCGCAAAACGCTTTCCGCCCGACGTCATCCATCAATACGTGCCGTATGATTCCCCGCGCTATGTCGCGCGCTTCCTCGACCATTGGAAGCCGTCGCTGGCGCTGTTCATCGAATCCGATCTGTGGCCGAATTTGATCCTGGCGGGCGCCGCACGGCGGGTGCCGATGGTGCTGATCAACGGGCGGATGTCGCCGCGCTCCTTCCCGCGCTGGCGCCGCATGCACGGCACCATCTCGGCGCTGCTGTCGCGGTTCGATATTTGTCTCGCGCAGTCCAGGACCGATGCGGAGCGCTTCTCCACGCTCGGCAGCCGCGACGTCGTCACCACGGGCAATCTCAAGCTCGACGTGCCGGCGCCGCCGGCCGATCCCACCAAGCTCGAACGGCTGATGGCGATGACGCGCGGGCGGCCGATCATCGTCGCCGCCTCGACCCATCCGGGCGAGGACGAGATGCTGGTCGCGGCGCACCGCAGCCTGGTCGGCTTCTTTCCGCAGCTTCTGACCGTGATCGTGCCGCGGCATCCCGATCGCGGCTCCTCGATTGCAGGTCTCGTCACGGCGTCGGGCCTCAAGCCCGCCTTGCGCTCGCGCGAGGAGCTGCCGACGGCCGCGACCGACGTCTACGTCGCCGACACCATGGGCGAGCTCGGCCTGTTCTATCGCCTCTCGCCCATCGTGTTCATGGGCGGATCGTTGATCCGCCACGGCGGGCAGAACCCGATCGAGGCGATCAAGTTAGGGGCCGCCATCGTCCACGGCCCGCACGTCTTCAACTTCACCGACGTCTACGAGGCGCTCGATGCGAGCGGCGGCGCGCGCCAGGCCGACACGCCGGAAGCGCTGGTCAAGCAGCTCGGCCAGCTGCTGGCCGATCCCACGTTGCGCGACAAGATGCAGCAGGCAGGTGCCGGCGTCGTCGAGCAACTCGGCGGCGCGCTCAACCGCACCATGACCGCGCTCGAGCCCTATCTGCTGCAATTGCGGATCGAGATGGGAGCCGCCAATGCGTGA
- the lpxK gene encoding tetraacyldisaccharide 4'-kinase: protein MREPAFWYRPRSLQSHALWPLGALYGAITERRMLREGFDAGIPVICVGNYHVGGAGKTPTVLALTKLLGELGETPVVLSRGYGGRLKGPVMVDRARHTAADVGDEPLMMARDVPVAVARDRLDGVALAKSRGATVILMDDGFQNPSLLKDASLIVIDSERGLGNGAVFPAGPLRAPLQAQLARTDALVLIGDGRAANDVAAELAKRNKPELRARLKPDAASLAQLLGKRVFAFAGIGDPARFFRTLQASGIEVARTRRFDDHHMFSREELAALAAEAQREQLTLVTTEKDLARLHGSEGVLVGIVPFAVQLEFDDPAKLRHLISDHLYKARERRFSRR, encoded by the coding sequence ATGCGTGAGCCGGCCTTCTGGTACCGGCCACGTTCCCTTCAATCGCACGCGCTTTGGCCGCTCGGTGCGCTCTACGGCGCGATCACCGAACGGCGCATGCTGCGCGAGGGCTTCGACGCCGGCATCCCCGTGATCTGCGTCGGCAATTATCATGTTGGCGGCGCCGGCAAGACGCCGACCGTGCTGGCGCTGACCAAGCTCTTGGGTGAGCTCGGCGAGACGCCGGTGGTGCTGAGCCGCGGCTATGGCGGGCGCCTGAAGGGCCCTGTCATGGTCGACCGCGCGCGCCACACCGCGGCCGACGTCGGCGACGAGCCCTTGATGATGGCGCGCGACGTTCCCGTTGCCGTCGCGCGCGACCGCCTCGATGGTGTGGCGCTGGCGAAGTCGCGAGGCGCGACCGTGATCCTGATGGACGACGGTTTCCAGAACCCGAGTCTTTTGAAGGATGCCTCGCTGATCGTGATCGACAGCGAGCGTGGCCTCGGCAACGGCGCGGTGTTTCCCGCCGGTCCCCTGCGTGCGCCGCTGCAGGCGCAGCTCGCGCGCACCGATGCGCTGGTGCTGATCGGCGACGGCCGCGCCGCCAACGATGTCGCCGCCGAGCTTGCCAAGCGCAACAAGCCCGAGCTGCGCGCGCGGTTGAAGCCGGATGCGGCCTCGCTCGCGCAGCTCCTCGGCAAGCGCGTTTTCGCCTTCGCCGGTATCGGCGATCCCGCGCGCTTCTTCCGCACGTTGCAGGCCAGCGGCATCGAGGTCGCGCGCACGCGCCGCTTCGATGATCATCACATGTTCTCGCGGGAGGAGCTCGCCGCGCTCGCGGCGGAAGCACAGCGCGAGCAGTTGACGCTGGTGACGACGGAAAAGGATCTTGCGCGCCTGCATGGCAGCGAAGGCGTGCTCGTCGGCATCGTGCCGTTCGCGGTCCAGCTCGAATTCGACGACCCGGCCAAGCTGCGCCACCTGATCAGCGACCATCTCTACAAGGCGCGCGAGCGGCGCTTCTCCAGACGCTGA
- a CDS encoding DUF2093 domain-containing protein translates to MLNKFGSSGHGEAQVQYLDGDFRVISPGTFVRCAITDTRIPLDELKYWSVDLQEAYATPAAVLQRHFPGALKA, encoded by the coding sequence GTGCTGAACAAGTTCGGCTCTTCCGGCCATGGCGAAGCGCAGGTGCAATATCTCGACGGCGATTTCCGCGTGATCTCGCCGGGGACCTTCGTGCGCTGCGCCATCACCGACACGCGGATCCCGCTCGACGAATTGAAGTACTGGAGCGTCGATCTGCAGGAAGCCTACGCCACGCCCGCCGCGGTATTGCAGCGGCATTTTCCCGGCGCGCTGAAAGCGTGA
- a CDS encoding dienelactone hydrolase family protein, giving the protein MRLRLTALFLMLLIPAAHAASAPAPHQVEIPLASGILHAQLYKPEGEGPFPTVIALHGCGGLGGHSDPVLPRYRDWAERLLRDGNAVLLPDSYGSRELGPQCRVKESHVKARRERVADIAASRSWLMKQAWVARDRISLMGWANGASALLWAVRPQSTSRDQGPDFRAAIAFYPDCRISAGLGWSARVPTLLLIGGNDDVSSPPACRQMVDGAHGRSALARIVVYPGAYHDFDRANTPLHAASGSSDAAAPEHGHLGTDAEARAESQKEVAQWLAR; this is encoded by the coding sequence ATGCGCCTTCGACTGACCGCTCTGTTCCTGATGCTCCTGATACCGGCCGCACACGCGGCGTCGGCACCCGCGCCGCATCAGGTCGAGATTCCGCTCGCCTCGGGAATCCTGCATGCGCAGCTCTACAAGCCCGAGGGTGAGGGGCCGTTTCCGACCGTGATCGCGCTGCATGGCTGCGGCGGCCTCGGCGGCCATTCCGATCCCGTGCTGCCGCGCTATCGCGACTGGGCCGAGCGCCTGCTCAGGGACGGCAATGCCGTGCTGCTGCCGGACAGCTACGGCTCGCGCGAGCTTGGGCCGCAGTGTCGCGTCAAGGAGAGTCACGTCAAGGCGCGGCGCGAGCGTGTCGCCGACATCGCGGCCTCGCGCTCCTGGCTGATGAAGCAGGCCTGGGTCGCGCGCGACCGCATCAGCCTGATGGGCTGGGCCAACGGCGCCAGCGCGCTGCTCTGGGCCGTGCGCCCGCAGAGCACGTCGCGCGATCAGGGACCCGATTTCCGCGCCGCGATCGCGTTCTATCCGGATTGCCGGATCTCGGCGGGTTTGGGCTGGAGCGCGCGCGTGCCGACGCTGCTGCTGATCGGCGGCAATGACGACGTGTCGTCGCCGCCGGCCTGCCGCCAGATGGTGGACGGCGCGCATGGCCGCAGCGCGCTCGCGCGCATCGTGGTCTATCCCGGCGCCTATCACGATTTCGACCGCGCCAACACGCCGCTGCACGCGGCCAGCGGCAGCAGCGACGCCGCCGCGCCCGAGCACGGCCATCTCGGCACGGATGCCGAGGCGCGCGCGGAGTCGCAGAAGGAAGTCGCACAATGGCTGGCGCGGTGA
- the xseA gene encoding exodeoxyribonuclease VII large subunit, translating to MPPAEQLHNAPEFTVSELSQSLKRTVEDTYGHVRVRGEISGFRGAHSSGHCYFALKDESAKIEAVIWKGVHGRMRFKPQEGLEVIATGKLTTYPGSSKYQIVIEALEPAGIGALMALMEERKKKLAAEGLFDEARKQLLPWLPEVIGVVTSPTGAVIRDILHRLEDRFPRHVLVWPVKVQGEGSAEQVAAAIRGFNALPEGGKIPRPDVLIVARGGGSLEDLWSFNEEIVVRAAAESMIPLISAVGHETDITLIDFVADKRAPTPTAAAEMAVPVRSELFVEVADLGRRTRAYWQRAHESRRSELRAAARALPAAGDLLAIPRQRLDSAGASLPRCLKANTHAHFRRFTAASSKLTLRVLHGQISQADHRLTVCGERLGLSARSLLRQRRDRFAGLEVRLRASKLSNAQAQRNAIARQRERTHRLAERAGRALLTLLQRLEARVENSGKLLSALSYRSVLARGFALVRDEAGHPVHAAEAIGPGARVEIEFADGRVGATADADRPTPAAKRAPSQPKPATQETKPAPKRVAKPVDQGSLF from the coding sequence ATGCCGCCTGCGGAACAACTTCACAACGCACCCGAATTCACCGTCTCCGAGCTCTCGCAGTCCCTGAAGCGGACCGTCGAGGACACCTATGGCCATGTCCGGGTCCGCGGCGAGATCTCAGGTTTCCGTGGCGCCCATTCCTCCGGCCATTGCTATTTCGCGCTCAAGGACGAGAGCGCCAAGATCGAGGCGGTGATCTGGAAGGGCGTGCACGGCCGCATGCGCTTCAAGCCCCAGGAGGGGCTGGAGGTGATCGCCACCGGCAAGCTGACGACCTATCCGGGCTCCTCGAAATACCAGATCGTGATCGAGGCGCTGGAGCCCGCCGGCATCGGCGCGCTGATGGCGCTGATGGAGGAGCGCAAGAAGAAGCTCGCCGCCGAGGGCCTGTTCGACGAAGCGCGCAAGCAGCTGCTGCCCTGGCTGCCTGAGGTGATCGGCGTCGTGACCTCGCCGACCGGCGCGGTGATCCGCGACATCCTGCACCGGCTGGAGGATCGCTTCCCCCGCCACGTGCTGGTGTGGCCGGTCAAGGTGCAGGGCGAAGGCTCGGCCGAGCAGGTCGCGGCCGCGATCCGCGGCTTCAACGCGCTGCCTGAAGGGGGCAAGATTCCACGGCCCGACGTGCTGATCGTCGCGCGCGGCGGCGGCTCGCTGGAGGATCTCTGGTCGTTCAACGAGGAGATCGTGGTGCGCGCGGCGGCCGAAAGCATGATCCCGCTGATCTCGGCGGTGGGGCACGAGACCGACATCACGCTGATCGATTTCGTCGCCGACAAGCGCGCGCCGACGCCGACGGCGGCGGCCGAGATGGCCGTGCCGGTGCGCAGCGAATTGTTCGTCGAGGTCGCCGATCTCGGCCGCCGTACCCGCGCCTATTGGCAGCGCGCCCATGAGAGCCGCCGCAGCGAATTGCGTGCTGCCGCGCGGGCGCTGCCGGCGGCCGGCGATCTGCTCGCCATCCCCCGGCAGCGGCTGGATTCGGCGGGCGCGTCGCTGCCCCGCTGCCTCAAGGCCAACACGCATGCGCATTTCCGCAGGTTTACCGCAGCAAGTTCAAAACTGACGCTGCGCGTGCTGCACGGCCAGATCTCGCAGGCCGATCACCGCCTCACCGTCTGCGGCGAGCGGCTCGGCCTGTCCGCGCGATCGCTGCTGCGGCAACGTCGCGACCGCTTCGCAGGCCTGGAGGTGCGCCTGCGCGCCTCAAAGCTTTCGAATGCGCAGGCGCAGCGCAACGCGATTGCCCGCCAGCGCGAGCGCACGCATCGCCTCGCCGAACGCGCCGGCCGCGCGCTCCTCACGCTGCTGCAGCGGCTGGAGGCCCGCGTCGAGAACAGCGGCAAGCTGCTCTCCGCCCTGTCCTACCGCAGCGTACTCGCGCGCGGCTTTGCCCTGGTGCGCGATGAAGCCGGCCATCCCGTGCATGCGGCCGAGGCGATCGGCCCCGGCGCACGCGTCGAGATCGAGTTCGCGGACGGCCGTGTCGGCGCGACCGCGGATGCGGATCGGCCGACGCCCGCGGCAAAGCGCGCGCCGTCGCAACCGAAGCCGGCCACGCAGGAGACAAAGCCCGCGCCGAAGCGCGTGGCGAAACCGGTCGATCAGGGCAGCTTGTTCTGA
- a CDS encoding alpha/beta fold hydrolase, with the protein MAMQLLRGALSLLKWGLCAVGAVALLLTALIATPLQRPAEMRSVSDSVKGIDWSTLPSLERFQARDGTWLGFRHYAPKGTATDRAAIFIHGSSASSATVNHALTAALAARGVETWALDMRGHGASGTRGDIGYVGQLEDDLVDFVAHVRKSAPDLPLTLIGHSAGAGFSLRVAATPIMQDLFVRTVLIAPYLGYDAPTNRPNSGGWANPDIPRLLGLAALRKLGIDCCSQLPVLAFAVPANSERILVPTYSDRLMRNFATRGYRLDLQGVTHPMTIFGGAEDEMMISGKYAEAVQAVKPSVDVKVIDGINHMGMVTNPKAVSAIAEDVATRGSGQS; encoded by the coding sequence ATGGCGATGCAGTTGCTGCGAGGTGCTCTGAGCTTGCTGAAATGGGGTCTGTGCGCGGTCGGCGCCGTGGCGCTGCTGCTGACGGCCCTGATCGCGACGCCGCTGCAGCGGCCCGCCGAGATGCGCTCCGTCTCGGACTCGGTCAAGGGCATCGACTGGTCCACCCTTCCGTCGCTCGAGCGATTCCAGGCCCGCGACGGTACCTGGCTCGGCTTCCGCCATTACGCGCCGAAGGGGACGGCCACGGACCGCGCCGCCATCTTCATCCATGGCTCCTCGGCCTCGTCTGCTACCGTCAACCACGCGCTGACGGCGGCGCTCGCCGCGCGCGGCGTCGAGACCTGGGCCCTCGACATGCGCGGTCACGGCGCCTCGGGCACCCGCGGAGATATCGGCTATGTCGGCCAGCTCGAGGACGATCTGGTCGACTTCGTCGCGCATGTCCGCAAGAGCGCGCCCGATCTGCCGCTGACCCTGATCGGTCATTCAGCCGGCGCCGGCTTCTCGCTGCGGGTGGCCGCGACGCCGATCATGCAGGACCTGTTCGTTCGCACCGTGCTGATCGCGCCCTATCTCGGCTACGACGCGCCGACCAACAGGCCCAATTCCGGCGGCTGGGCCAATCCCGACATTCCACGCCTTCTCGGCCTCGCCGCGCTGCGCAAGCTCGGCATCGACTGCTGCTCGCAGTTGCCGGTGCTGGCATTCGCCGTGCCTGCGAATTCCGAGCGGATCCTGGTGCCGACCTATTCCGATCGCCTGATGCGCAATTTTGCGACGCGCGGCTATCGCCTCGATCTGCAGGGCGTGACGCATCCGATGACGATCTTCGGCGGCGCCGAGGACGAGATGATGATCTCGGGCAAATATGCGGAGGCCGTGCAGGCGGTGAAGCCGTCGGTGGACGTCAAGGTGATCGACGGCATCAACCACATGGGCATGGTCACCAACCCGAAGGCGGTTTCCGCGATCGCCGAGGACGTGGCAACTCGGGGGAGCGGGCAGTCATGA
- a CDS encoding transcriptional regulator, whose amino-acid sequence MAELDDIIHQPLRLKIMAALNALPAEVGLEFARLKKLTGATDGNLGAHIETLAKAGYVSVEKAFVGKKPQTTVTATATGRGAFARHVATLQEIIAGKQA is encoded by the coding sequence ATGGCCGAGCTCGATGACATTATCCACCAGCCGCTGCGGCTGAAGATCATGGCCGCGCTCAACGCGCTGCCTGCGGAGGTCGGGCTGGAATTCGCCCGCCTGAAGAAGCTGACTGGCGCCACCGACGGCAATCTCGGCGCCCATATCGAGACGCTCGCCAAGGCCGGCTACGTTTCGGTGGAGAAGGCCTTCGTCGGCAAGAAGCCGCAAACTACCGTCACCGCCACAGCAACCGGCCGCGGCGCCTTCGCGCGGCATGTTGCGACGTTGCAGGAGATCATTGCGGGGAAGCAGGCCTGA
- the purD gene encoding phosphoribosylamine--glycine ligase, whose protein sequence is MHILLLGSGGREHALAWKIAASPLVTKFWCAPGNAGIAREAECVALDVADHAAVIDFCKTNAVELVVVGPETPLAAGIVDDLTAAGIKAFGPSKIPAQLESSKGFTKALCTEFGIPTGAYKRFTNAKDASAYVQSQGAPIVVKADGLAAGKGVVVAKTVREAEDAIAMMFEGAFGEAGTEVVIEEFLPGREISFFALCDGETAIPLASAQDHKRVFDHDVGPNTGGMGAYSPTPLVTPAIHDAIMARIILPTVAGMKQRGTPFRGILYAGIMLTTQGPKLFEFNVRFGDPECQVLMLRMMSDIVPAFIAACDGELKHFDLRWHPESALTVVMAAKGYPGDYQKGTRIEGLDDAARVDTVEIFHAGTVAKDGAILANGGRVLNVCALGKTVTEAQARAYQAVDRINWPDGFCRRDIGWQAVEAEKARG, encoded by the coding sequence ATGCACATTCTCCTGCTCGGTTCCGGCGGCCGCGAACATGCCCTGGCGTGGAAGATCGCGGCCTCCCCCCTGGTGACCAAATTCTGGTGCGCGCCCGGCAATGCCGGCATCGCGCGCGAGGCTGAGTGCGTGGCGCTCGACGTCGCCGACCATGCGGCCGTGATCGACTTCTGCAAGACGAATGCGGTCGAGCTCGTGGTGGTCGGCCCGGAAACGCCGCTGGCCGCCGGCATCGTCGATGACCTCACTGCTGCCGGCATCAAGGCATTCGGGCCAAGCAAGATCCCCGCCCAGCTCGAAAGCTCCAAGGGGTTCACCAAGGCGCTGTGCACCGAATTCGGCATTCCGACCGGCGCCTACAAGCGCTTCACCAATGCCAAGGATGCGAGCGCCTATGTCCAGAGCCAGGGCGCGCCGATCGTCGTGAAGGCCGACGGCCTGGCCGCCGGCAAGGGCGTTGTCGTCGCCAAGACCGTGCGCGAGGCGGAGGACGCCATCGCCATGATGTTCGAGGGCGCCTTCGGCGAGGCCGGCACTGAAGTCGTGATCGAGGAATTTCTGCCGGGCCGCGAGATCAGCTTCTTCGCGCTGTGCGACGGCGAGACGGCGATCCCGCTGGCGTCCGCGCAGGACCACAAGCGCGTGTTCGACCACGACGTCGGCCCGAACACCGGCGGCATGGGTGCCTATTCGCCGACGCCGCTGGTGACACCCGCGATCCACGACGCGATCATGGCCAGGATCATCCTGCCGACGGTCGCCGGCATGAAGCAGCGCGGCACGCCGTTCCGCGGCATCCTCTACGCCGGGATCATGCTGACGACGCAGGGCCCAAAGCTGTTCGAGTTCAACGTGCGTTTCGGCGACCCCGAGTGCCAGGTGCTGATGCTGCGCATGATGTCGGACATCGTGCCGGCGTTCATCGCCGCCTGCGACGGGGAGTTGAAGCATTTCGACCTGCGCTGGCATCCGGAATCCGCGCTCACCGTGGTGATGGCGGCGAAGGGCTATCCCGGCGACTATCAAAAAGGGACTCGCATCGAGGGGCTCGATGACGCCGCCAGGGTCGATACCGTCGAGATCTTCCACGCCGGCACCGTGGCCAAGGACGGCGCGATCCTCGCCAATGGTGGCCGCGTGCTGAATGTCTGCGCGCTGGGCAAGACCGTGACCGAGGCGCAGGCGCGCGCCTACCAGGCCGTCGACCGCATCAACTGGCCGGACGGCTTCTGCCGCCGCGACATCGGCTGGCAGGCGGTGGAGGCGGAGAAGGCGAGGGGTTAG
- a CDS encoding alpha/beta hydrolase, with product MSDLADLYPGFASEWINTSFGRIFARVGGEGPPLLLLHGFSETHVMWHRVAPELADRFTLIIADLPGYGWSDMPASDALHMPYSKRAMAKAMVEAMEQLGHVHFALAGHDRGGRVSYRLALDHPGRLSKLAVLDILPTYNYWERMNRAYALKIYHWTFLAQPAPLPETLISSNGEFFLRFKMASQTKSKTLDAIDERALEHYIAPFRDPARVHAMCEDYRAGAYFDYDLDKADFEAGKKITVPMLALWGNAGVAQAAATPLDTWKQWATNVDGMPVDSGHFLTEENPDVTAKALREFFSA from the coding sequence ATGTCCGATCTCGCCGACCTCTATCCCGGCTTCGCCTCCGAGTGGATCAACACCTCCTTCGGCCGCATCTTCGCCCGCGTCGGCGGCGAGGGCCCGCCGCTGCTGCTGCTGCACGGCTTCTCCGAGACGCATGTGATGTGGCACCGCGTGGCGCCCGAGCTTGCCGACAGGTTCACGCTGATCATCGCCGACCTCCCGGGCTACGGCTGGTCCGACATGCCCGCGAGCGATGCGCTGCACATGCCCTACAGCAAGCGCGCGATGGCCAAGGCCATGGTCGAGGCGATGGAGCAGCTCGGCCACGTGCACTTCGCGCTCGCCGGCCACGACCGCGGCGGCCGCGTCTCCTATCGGTTGGCGCTCGACCATCCCGGCCGGCTGTCGAAGCTGGCGGTGCTCGATATCCTGCCGACCTATAATTACTGGGAACGGATGAACCGCGCCTATGCGCTGAAGATCTATCACTGGACCTTCCTCGCCCAGCCCGCGCCGCTGCCGGAGACGCTGATATCGAGCAATGGCGAGTTCTTCCTGCGCTTCAAGATGGCGAGCCAGACCAAATCAAAGACGCTCGATGCGATCGACGAGCGCGCGCTCGAGCACTACATCGCCCCGTTCCGCGATCCCGCCCGCGTGCACGCGATGTGCGAGGACTACCGCGCCGGCGCCTATTTCGACTACGACCTCGACAAGGCCGATTTCGAGGCCGGCAAGAAGATCACGGTGCCGATGCTGGCGCTGTGGGGCAATGCCGGCGTGGCCCAGGCCGCAGCGACCCCGCTCGACACGTGGAAGCAATGGGCCACGAACGTGGACGGCATGCCGGTGGATTCGGGGCACTTCCTCACCGAGGAGAACCCCGATGTGACCGCGAAGGCGCTGCGGGAGTTTTTCTCGGCTTGA
- a CDS encoding nucleoside deaminase, whose product MIRGLKAPSFMDLALLTAENAGKAGEVPIGCVVVRNSEVIATAANRTLTDHDPTAHAEIVALREAAKKIGSERLVDCDLYVTLEPCTMCAGAISFARVRRLYYGAADPKGGAVESGVRFFASPTCHHAPDVYSGVGESEAARLLREFFRERR is encoded by the coding sequence ATGATACGAGGCTTGAAAGCCCCCTCTTTCATGGATTTGGCGCTTCTGACGGCCGAAAATGCCGGAAAAGCGGGCGAAGTTCCGATCGGATGCGTGGTGGTCCGCAATTCCGAGGTCATCGCCACCGCGGCGAACCGGACGCTGACCGACCATGACCCCACCGCCCATGCCGAGATCGTGGCGCTGCGCGAGGCGGCGAAAAAGATCGGCAGCGAGCGCCTGGTCGACTGCGACCTCTACGTGACGCTGGAGCCCTGCACCATGTGTGCGGGCGCGATCTCCTTTGCAAGGGTCCGCCGGCTCTATTACGGCGCGGCCGACCCCAAGGGCGGCGCGGTCGAGTCAGGCGTGCGCTTCTTTGCCTCGCCCACCTGCCACCACGCGCCGGACGTCTATTCCGGCGTCGGCGAGAGCGAGGCGGCGCGGCTGCTCAGGGAGTTTTTTCGGGAGCGAAGGTAG